The Candidatus Zixiibacteriota bacterium genome includes a window with the following:
- a CDS encoding nitroreductase family protein, translated as MELIEVIKQRRSIRAFSEDAIEREKLLEVLDAGRMAPSARNEQEWKFVVVRKTEKRLKVSHACMEQDFVKEAPVIIAACGTKPDYVMTCGQHAYTIDLSIALTYMMLRAADLGLGTCWLGAFNEKKVKQILDIPEPVRIVALMALGYPRFQPQPKSRKSLDEIVCYDRFKK; from the coding sequence GTGGAGCTAATCGAAGTCATAAAACAACGTCGGAGCATTAGGGCATTCAGTGAGGATGCAATTGAGCGGGAAAAACTCCTCGAGGTACTTGATGCCGGAAGAATGGCGCCGTCTGCTCGCAATGAGCAGGAATGGAAGTTTGTCGTCGTCCGCAAGACGGAAAAGCGCCTGAAGGTTAGTCACGCATGTATGGAACAGGATTTTGTGAAGGAAGCTCCAGTGATAATAGCCGCATGCGGCACCAAGCCGGACTACGTGATGACTTGCGGTCAGCACGCCTATACCATTGACCTCTCTATTGCATTAACGTACATGATGTTACGAGCAGCGGACCTCGGACTCGGAACCTGCTGGCTCGGCGCATTCAATGAGAAAAAAGTCAAGCAAATCCTCGATATACCTGAGCCTGTGCGCATTGTTGCACTCATGGCTCTCGGATATCCCCGCTTCCAACCTCAGCCCAAGAGTCGCAAGTCGCTCGATGAAATCGTATGCTACGATCGATTCAAGAAGTGA
- a CDS encoding DUF401 family protein — protein MASIKLVLLFGIILALTKVRVKIGLAIAIGSVIAGFMFSMDPLQIGSSIYAGAISLDTFQLLVILVSVSFLGSLLKESGLASNLTGAVESLLRSKRASMAILPAMIGLLPMPGGALLSAPLVDQAGVHTGVAPKRLAAINYWFRHVWEYIWPLYPGIILSASILDVKAATIVSAQWPMSVGMIVGGILFLLLPLGKLETHKNDVRSGRNLASVFASLWPIFLAVSLSLVFEIRLYIAVTASLLAFILIRRFPKRLLLIGLKRAVTFEYVSFVFAVMIFKTVLIDSGAAVQVAAEITTAGIDPIWVVMFIPFIIGLISGATPAFVSLAYPALLPFIKPDGIDVHMLAVAYTAGFLGTLLSPLHFCLVLTAEYFKESLTPVYLYIIGPLVVMVAGLLLLIMLT, from the coding sequence ATGGCAAGCATCAAACTCGTACTTCTCTTCGGGATAATTCTCGCTCTGACAAAGGTCCGAGTGAAGATCGGACTCGCGATCGCAATCGGCAGCGTGATCGCGGGATTCATGTTCAGCATGGATCCACTGCAAATCGGCAGCTCCATTTATGCGGGCGCAATCTCGCTCGACACATTCCAACTCCTGGTAATACTCGTGTCCGTCTCATTTCTTGGCTCGCTTCTCAAAGAGAGCGGGCTGGCATCGAATCTCACGGGCGCTGTGGAGTCTCTGCTGCGGTCAAAACGGGCATCGATGGCGATCCTGCCTGCCATGATCGGGCTTCTTCCAATGCCGGGCGGAGCCCTATTATCGGCGCCTCTGGTTGATCAGGCTGGTGTGCATACGGGGGTCGCTCCTAAGCGGCTGGCCGCAATAAACTACTGGTTCAGGCACGTCTGGGAATACATTTGGCCTCTATACCCGGGTATAATCCTGTCCGCCTCCATTCTTGATGTAAAGGCGGCAACCATCGTATCTGCTCAGTGGCCAATGTCGGTCGGTATGATAGTTGGAGGGATTCTGTTTCTGCTGCTGCCGCTGGGCAAACTGGAAACTCACAAAAACGATGTGAGGTCCGGCAGGAATCTGGCATCGGTGTTCGCGAGCCTCTGGCCGATTTTCCTGGCAGTTTCCTTAAGCCTCGTTTTCGAGATCAGGCTCTACATAGCTGTTACTGCATCTCTTCTGGCGTTCATCTTGATCCGGCGTTTCCCGAAACGTTTGCTGCTCATCGGACTGAAGCGGGCTGTGACATTTGAGTATGTCTCATTTGTTTTCGCGGTGATGATTTTCAAGACAGTTCTAATCGACAGCGGGGCGGCAGTGCAGGTCGCTGCAGAGATCACTACCGCAGGAATCGATCCGATCTGGGTGGTTATGTTCATTCCTTTCATCATCGGTCTGATATCGGGGGCGACCCCGGCTTTCGTCTCGTTGGCATATCCGGCGCTTCTGCCGTTCATCAAGCCCGATGGCATTGACGTTCATATGTTGGCGGTGGCGTACACCGCTGGATTTTTGGGCACTCTGCTGTCTCCTCTCCATTTCTGCCTGGTTCTGACCGCAGAGTATTTCAAAGAATCGCTAACGCCGGTCTATCTTTATATCATTGGCCCTCTTGTGGTTATGGTGGCAGGATTGCTGCTGCTCATTATGCTGACCTGA
- a CDS encoding sigma-70 family RNA polymerase sigma factor, whose protein sequence is MRRKTKGTSMLQREKLPDYQLMERIQKDDMVSFNTLVNRYKNRLFNVLVKMLDSSEAAEDILQETFLRVHLHKMSFDFRFAVSTWIYTIALNLARNELRRRKRVQFFDIEDFSNRLQAPEEKVDNSSKLRAVLDKAVKKLPQKYRQAFVLRDMDQLSYEEIAQILSVPLGTVKSRVNRARNMLRNMLKPNMEELYELSKGSVFTLGIY, encoded by the coding sequence ATGAGACGAAAGACGAAAGGAACCAGCATGTTGCAGCGCGAGAAGCTGCCAGATTATCAGTTGATGGAGAGAATACAGAAGGATGATATGGTTTCCTTCAATACACTCGTGAACCGGTACAAGAATCGTCTCTTCAATGTCCTGGTCAAAATGCTCGATTCATCTGAAGCTGCCGAGGACATTCTTCAGGAGACTTTCCTTCGCGTACATCTGCACAAGATGTCGTTTGACTTCAGATTTGCGGTCTCGACGTGGATTTATACCATAGCACTCAATCTCGCACGCAATGAACTTCGAAGACGTAAACGCGTGCAGTTTTTTGACATTGAAGATTTCTCGAACAGGCTGCAAGCCCCCGAGGAAAAGGTCGATAATAGTTCTAAGTTGAGAGCCGTGTTGGACAAAGCCGTGAAGAAGCTGCCGCAGAAGTATCGTCAGGCTTTTGTGCTTCGCGACATGGATCAGCTTTCGTATGAAGAAATAGCCCAGATTCTTTCGGTTCCACTCGGGACTGTCAAGTCTCGCGTGAACCGTGCGCGCAACATGCTTCGCAACATGTTGAAGCCGAATATGGAGGAGTTGTATGAACTGTCGAAAGGCTCGGTCTTCACTCTCGGCATATACTAA
- a CDS encoding zf-HC2 domain-containing protein, protein MNCRKARSSLSAYTKNELSHSVKERLVLHLDNCPACKKASIVVEQIGQTIRHLPKAELSDDFNMKLFERIHNAPRGERSESAHMPKKAPSGLMFRIKYAAPVLATVALLLVATSFVTTTERGGPTGNPGYASSDVAAPRVASDPRKEAPATRVGLRGLQLEQRMLDSLSDLVLAGSSTKLERIGEQTKQSFGDFGQRPFVRNVSMRGGMNRHYVLPSVSTNRKLVNNAAY, encoded by the coding sequence ATGAACTGTCGAAAGGCTCGGTCTTCACTCTCGGCATATACTAAGAATGAGCTTTCGCACAGTGTGAAAGAGAGACTGGTACTGCATCTTGACAATTGCCCAGCTTGCAAGAAAGCGAGTATTGTCGTCGAGCAAATAGGCCAGACTATCCGGCACCTGCCGAAAGCTGAACTCTCGGATGACTTCAACATGAAGTTGTTCGAGCGGATTCACAATGCCCCGAGAGGTGAGCGGTCTGAGTCCGCCCACATGCCGAAGAAGGCGCCATCCGGTTTGATGTTTCGGATCAAGTATGCTGCGCCTGTTCTCGCGACTGTTGCTCTTCTTCTTGTCGCAACGAGTTTTGTTACGACTACGGAGCGAGGCGGTCCTACTGGCAATCCGGGGTATGCTTCATCAGATGTTGCCGCTCCGCGAGTAGCATCTGATCCGAGAAAGGAAGCCCCTGCGACTCGCGTCGGCCTGAGAGGGCTGCAGTTGGAGCAGAGGATGCTCGATTCTCTTTCCGATCTCGTGCTCGCCGGCAGCAGCACGAAACTTGAGAGGATCGGAGAGCAGACGAAGCAGAGCTTCGGAGACTTCGGTCAGCGTCCCTTTGTTCGGAATGTTAGTATGCGTGGCGGTATGAACAGGCACTATGTCTTGCCAAGCGTCTCCACGAATCGTAAGCTGGTCAACAACGCCGCTTATTAG
- a CDS encoding S1C family serine protease, translating into MRFAGSKLVEMWILVFALILISCPVALSSILKDFEREITTLLQEVHPSVVTIHSYNSPDAGGSARGAFAFGAEVADTQIGTGVVYDAEGHIVTTGHVVQGGSRFEVFSSDGRKFKAVVVGIDLQADVSVLRISGGQLPPLTLNRLRTVAHGSFLFVLGNSFGIPNAATLGTAIGYREDGPLQVSANLSPGFSGGPVINVDGEMVGLVSAKLTEPVVLNSLKLERQTPTGAKVYNFSSAEMELPSTGVILAVPSAAVKATADRLIAGDRTGGGFLGIQPEDVDPDWMIKAFNVTHGVMITDVLASSPAWKAGIRIGDILTRYLGRRITSSDQLRSLIGECKAGDVVSLGIVRGGKNIGLTVQLTSVDALAATTPSGRATGGIDAQGASDDFDLSLEVDYRRDLAERIDRLQLDVARQMKELELLKKQLDKLGTDTR; encoded by the coding sequence ATGCGATTCGCTGGGTCCAAACTGGTCGAGATGTGGATTCTCGTCTTCGCGCTTATTCTGATTTCTTGTCCTGTTGCCCTATCCTCGATTCTGAAGGACTTTGAAAGGGAGATTACCACTCTTCTGCAGGAAGTCCATCCTTCGGTTGTTACGATTCACTCTTATAATTCGCCCGATGCAGGGGGTTCTGCACGTGGTGCCTTTGCGTTTGGTGCCGAGGTTGCTGATACTCAGATCGGAACCGGTGTGGTCTACGACGCCGAAGGGCATATAGTAACGACCGGTCACGTTGTCCAGGGCGGCAGCCGATTTGAAGTGTTCAGCAGTGATGGAAGGAAATTCAAGGCTGTCGTAGTCGGGATTGATCTTCAAGCCGATGTTTCCGTGCTCAGGATATCCGGTGGCCAATTGCCACCCCTCACTCTGAATAGACTTAGGACCGTCGCTCACGGGTCGTTCCTTTTTGTGCTCGGTAATTCATTCGGTATACCGAATGCTGCCACTCTCGGAACTGCCATCGGCTACAGAGAGGATGGTCCGCTTCAAGTCTCCGCCAATCTTTCCCCAGGATTCTCCGGAGGGCCTGTGATAAATGTCGACGGCGAAATGGTTGGGCTTGTATCAGCCAAGTTAACTGAGCCGGTTGTGCTGAATTCACTGAAACTGGAACGACAGACACCGACGGGAGCGAAGGTATACAATTTTTCTTCCGCCGAGATGGAACTCCCCTCCACAGGAGTGATCCTGGCTGTGCCATCAGCAGCCGTGAAGGCGACCGCTGACCGCCTGATTGCCGGTGATCGAACCGGAGGAGGCTTTCTCGGAATCCAGCCGGAAGATGTCGACCCCGACTGGATGATCAAGGCATTCAATGTAACTCATGGTGTAATGATAACAGATGTCCTCGCCAGTTCACCTGCCTGGAAAGCGGGTATCAGAATTGGAGATATATTAACTCGGTACCTCGGGCGCCGAATCACGAGTTCGGATCAACTTCGTAGTCTAATCGGTGAGTGTAAGGCGGGAGATGTTGTGTCGTTAGGAATCGTCAGGGGAGGGAAGAACATCGGCCTGACGGTCCAACTCACATCTGTTGATGCTCTGGCTGCTACCACCCCGTCAGGAAGAGCGACTGGTGGTATCGACGCCCAGGGTGCGTCCGATGACTTTGACCTTTCGCTTGAGGTCGACTACAGGCGGGACCTTGCAGAACGTATAGACAGACTCCAACTTGACGTTGCACGTCAGATGAAAGAGCTGGAGTTGCTCAAGAAGCAGCTTGATAAGCTTGGTACCGATACCAGGTGA
- a CDS encoding KamA family radical SAM protein produces MRPGRTCRSKCILDTDDLHRLSLTERSRLKKVSEHFAFRSNEYYLGLVDWDDPRDPIRRLIVPDIGELITWGQLDASGETSITVRRGVQHKYGSTVVLLVTKMCGGFCRYCFRKRLFIKGNSEINCDIDEGIEYARCHPEVNNVLITGGDPMVLSTAAIDRILTALRSIDHVRIIRIGTKMPAFDPFRFINDRQLLEVLAHHSLPNKRIYLMCHFDHPRELTPEAIRAIDLIQKAGVVCVNQNPIVRGISDKPEVMSELWNELSFIGVPQYYVFQNRPTAGNRPYQVPIVEAYFAVEEAKRHCSGLGKRAKYVMSHETGKIEIIAVDENHIYLKYHRAKHPRDEQRLVICHRDDDAHWFDQLQPVGLIHCAI; encoded by the coding sequence ATGAGACCCGGACGGACATGCAGGAGCAAGTGCATATTAGACACAGATGATCTCCACCGGCTATCTCTAACTGAGAGGAGCAGACTGAAGAAGGTCTCGGAGCATTTCGCGTTTCGCTCGAACGAATACTATCTAGGTCTTGTCGATTGGGACGATCCGAGGGACCCGATCCGCCGATTGATTGTACCCGACATCGGTGAACTGATTACATGGGGACAATTGGATGCATCGGGCGAGACTTCGATCACTGTCAGGAGAGGTGTTCAACACAAGTATGGGAGCACAGTAGTTCTTCTCGTGACGAAAATGTGTGGTGGGTTCTGCAGATATTGTTTCCGAAAACGCCTATTCATTAAGGGTAACAGCGAAATCAACTGCGACATTGACGAGGGAATCGAGTATGCACGCTGCCATCCTGAGGTCAACAATGTGCTGATCACCGGCGGTGATCCGATGGTTCTTTCGACTGCAGCTATTGACAGGATTCTCACAGCTTTGCGTAGTATTGATCACGTGAGAATTATCAGAATTGGCACCAAGATGCCGGCGTTCGATCCATTCAGGTTCATCAATGACAGGCAACTCCTGGAAGTACTCGCGCACCATTCACTTCCGAACAAACGGATCTACCTGATGTGCCACTTCGATCACCCCCGCGAACTCACTCCAGAGGCAATCAGGGCGATAGACTTAATTCAGAAGGCTGGAGTGGTGTGTGTCAATCAGAATCCGATCGTCAGAGGTATTTCCGACAAGCCGGAGGTAATGTCAGAGCTCTGGAATGAGCTCTCTTTCATCGGAGTTCCGCAGTACTATGTCTTTCAGAATAGACCGACGGCCGGGAACAGGCCATACCAGGTGCCAATCGTGGAGGCGTATTTCGCCGTTGAGGAGGCTAAGCGACACTGCTCGGGTCTTGGCAAGCGAGCTAAGTACGTGATGTCGCATGAGACCGGCAAGATTGAGATCATCGCTGTAGACGAGAATCACATATACTTGAAATATCATCGAGCGAAACACCCACGGGACGAGCAGAGGCTTGTAATCTGTCACCGTGATGACGATGCACATTGGTTCGACCAGCTTCAGCCGGTAGGATTGATTCACTGCGCGATCTGA